A genome region from candidate division KSB1 bacterium includes the following:
- a CDS encoding NAD-dependent epimerase/dehydratase family protein — protein sequence MKALVTGATGFTGGYMVKNLLDHGYQVRAFVRPESDLSQLKQWPVEFAFGSLENQNEVEQAVNGVDIVFHIAALYRAANVPDSVYHQVNVEGTRYILQASQTFNVKRVVHCSTCGVHGDIKNPPADETHPVEPEDIYQETKAKAEELALSYHKEQGLPVTVVRPVGIYGPGDTRMLKMYRMVGNRKFIMFGGGNVYYHLTFVTDTVEGFRLAGESDQAVGQVYIIAGESYTTLNEFAALIADELNVKPPKFRPPVWPLYVVAFLCEKICIPLRIEPPIFRRRAHIFTHDRAFDISKAKQELGFHPKVNMKEGIHRTAEWYKQKGYLKGDL from the coding sequence ATGAAAGCGCTGGTAACAGGAGCTACCGGATTTACCGGTGGATATATGGTTAAAAATTTACTGGATCACGGCTATCAGGTACGGGCGTTCGTCCGGCCGGAAAGCGATTTGAGCCAATTGAAACAATGGCCTGTTGAATTTGCTTTTGGTTCGCTCGAGAATCAGAACGAGGTGGAACAGGCTGTGAACGGCGTTGATATAGTGTTTCACATTGCCGCTTTGTATCGTGCTGCCAATGTTCCCGACTCGGTTTACCATCAGGTTAATGTGGAAGGCACCCGATATATTTTACAGGCATCGCAAACGTTTAATGTCAAACGGGTGGTCCATTGCAGCACCTGCGGAGTGCACGGAGATATCAAAAATCCACCCGCTGATGAAACCCATCCGGTCGAGCCCGAAGATATCTATCAGGAAACCAAAGCAAAAGCCGAGGAGCTTGCCCTGTCCTATCACAAAGAACAGGGTTTGCCGGTCACGGTTGTGCGCCCCGTCGGGATTTACGGCCCCGGTGATACCCGTATGCTCAAGATGTACCGCATGGTCGGCAACCGCAAATTTATCATGTTCGGAGGCGGCAATGTCTATTATCACTTGACGTTTGTCACCGATACCGTGGAAGGGTTTAGACTGGCAGGCGAATCTGATCAGGCCGTCGGACAGGTCTATATCATCGCCGGAGAATCCTATACAACTCTGAATGAGTTTGCCGCTCTGATTGCGGATGAGCTCAACGTCAAACCTCCCAAATTTCGTCCACCCGTATGGCCTTTGTATGTGGTTGCCTTTCTGTGCGAAAAAATCTGCATCCCCCTGCGGATTGAACCGCCGATTTTCAGACGCCGCGCGCATATTTTTACCCATGACCGGGCCTTTGATATCTCCAAAGCCAAACAGGAATTGGGATTTCACCCCAAAGTGAATATGAAAGAGGGAATACACCGAACCGCTGAATGGTATAAACAAAAAGGATACTTGAAAGGTGATCTATGA
- a CDS encoding class I SAM-dependent methyltransferase, whose protein sequence is MSDTIGTYLYDGSDKRTLDEVRKYWTDNVNSTQFWTGDPRKIGTGEFFDSVSAFIRKNYEHRYRLIDSESAKFPGGKVLEIGCGVGWESIAWAQNGMDIHSIDLSPAAIELAQKNFEHNNLKGDLRLANAEELPFEDNAFDIVTSLGVLHQTESTQRAVSEVYRVLKPGGHAVITLYYKKSWKIFLTKLGKVNFEFSHEDAPITRLYDHDDLRPLFSQFPNVDIFLDYIRATKSPRKGFLAGLFNYMFVPAYNLLPRAIRKKYGHTICVIAEK, encoded by the coding sequence ATGTCAGATACCATTGGTACTTATTTATATGATGGAAGCGATAAACGCACTCTGGATGAAGTGAGGAAATACTGGACTGATAATGTCAATTCTACCCAATTCTGGACCGGTGATCCCCGAAAAATCGGGACCGGTGAGTTTTTCGATAGTGTCAGCGCCTTTATACGAAAAAATTACGAACACCGATACCGGTTGATTGATTCCGAAAGCGCGAAATTCCCGGGCGGCAAGGTATTGGAAATCGGCTGCGGAGTCGGATGGGAGTCCATTGCCTGGGCGCAAAACGGCATGGACATCCACAGCATCGATCTTTCACCGGCAGCGATTGAACTGGCGCAAAAGAATTTTGAGCATAATAATCTCAAAGGCGATCTGAGACTGGCCAATGCGGAAGAACTGCCGTTTGAGGATAATGCTTTCGATATCGTGACATCTCTCGGTGTACTGCATCAGACGGAAAGCACACAGCGTGCCGTGTCCGAGGTGTATCGTGTGTTGAAACCCGGCGGTCACGCGGTGATCACCCTGTATTATAAAAAGTCCTGGAAGATCTTTTTGACCAAACTGGGCAAAGTTAATTTTGAATTTTCCCATGAAGATGCGCCGATTACCCGTCTTTACGATCATGATGATCTCCGACCGTTATTTTCACAATTTCCCAATGTTGATATTTTTCTGGATTATATCCGCGCGACAAAATCACCCCGCAAAGGATTTTTAGCCGGATTGTTCAACTATATGTTTGTGCCCGCTTACAATTTGCTGCCGCGGGCCATTCGTAAAAAATACGGTCATACAATATGTGTCATCGCTGAAAAGTAG
- a CDS encoding glycerol-3-phosphate dehydrogenase/oxidase: MKRNPEQFKNTEFDVLIIGAGIYGAFAAWDAAMRGLKTALIDKGDFGSATSSNSLKIIHGGLRYLQHLDFIRMRESILERRHMMSMAPHLAHPLPCVMGTFGHMIKGPEAMRLALLLNDIISWDRNRLKDPQKHLPRGRVISRDKLLDIIPYIDRERLNGGAVWYDGIMSDSERLLLSIVRAAQEQGAVVANYMKAKEILIENNRTTGAVVSDQTGMDSFPVRAKTILSTAGPWVNKLARNMEKNEDLIEYSTAMNLIIDRKFSDYAIGASTKSTFSDKDAVISRGSRLLFIVPWNGKTMVGTAHKPFSGDPEAYKPSRDDVVEFLDEINSALPGAEITMDQVTRVLFGLLPMASVNETSGDVQLEKHYRIVDHAQEGGPEGAFSLVSVKYTTARDVAEKAIDVIAKQLNSTTPSETAKSRVWGGDIENYREFMRQSEAEPVPERLMQHLKAVFGSRYTDILELAGTDSELLNPLSSATAVTPAEILYGVRREMAVHLTDIVLRRTALGSSGCPKDSLLQKIADIAGDELGWSEQTRNTEINRVKEYAGFIK; the protein is encoded by the coding sequence ATGAAACGGAATCCGGAACAATTTAAAAACACAGAATTTGATGTGCTGATCATCGGCGCCGGCATATACGGCGCTTTTGCCGCCTGGGATGCCGCCATGCGCGGATTGAAAACCGCCCTTATCGACAAGGGTGATTTCGGTTCAGCGACATCTTCCAACAGTCTCAAGATAATTCACGGCGGTCTGCGCTATCTGCAGCATCTGGATTTTATCCGAATGCGCGAATCGATCCTGGAACGCCGGCATATGATGTCCATGGCGCCGCATCTGGCGCATCCGCTGCCTTGTGTCATGGGGACTTTTGGGCATATGATCAAGGGCCCGGAAGCCATGCGCCTGGCATTGCTGCTCAATGACATCATCAGCTGGGACCGCAACCGGCTGAAAGACCCACAAAAGCATTTGCCGCGCGGACGCGTGATCTCCAGAGATAAATTGTTGGATATTATCCCTTATATCGACCGAGAACGCCTGAACGGCGGAGCGGTCTGGTACGACGGTATTATGAGCGATTCAGAACGATTGCTTTTATCCATTGTCCGCGCTGCCCAGGAACAAGGCGCAGTCGTCGCCAATTATATGAAAGCCAAGGAAATTTTGATTGAAAATAATCGAACCACCGGCGCTGTGGTCTCGGATCAAACCGGAATGGACAGTTTCCCGGTCCGCGCCAAAACCATCCTGAGCACAGCAGGCCCCTGGGTGAATAAATTGGCCCGCAATATGGAAAAGAACGAGGATTTGATAGAGTATTCAACCGCAATGAATTTGATCATTGACCGAAAATTCAGCGACTATGCAATCGGCGCCAGCACAAAATCGACGTTCAGCGACAAGGACGCGGTGATCAGCCGCGGATCCCGGCTGCTGTTCATTGTACCCTGGAACGGCAAAACCATGGTTGGAACCGCGCACAAACCGTTCTCCGGTGATCCGGAAGCATACAAACCGAGTCGCGATGATGTTGTCGAGTTTCTCGATGAAATCAACAGCGCGCTGCCCGGCGCAGAAATTACTATGGATCAGGTCACGCGTGTGCTTTTCGGACTGCTGCCCATGGCTTCGGTCAATGAAACAAGCGGTGACGTGCAGCTGGAAAAGCATTACAGAATTGTTGATCACGCGCAGGAGGGCGGGCCGGAAGGCGCTTTCAGTCTGGTATCCGTAAAGTATACCACAGCCCGGGATGTGGCGGAAAAAGCCATAGATGTCATAGCCAAACAGCTCAACTCTACAACGCCTTCTGAAACCGCAAAAAGCCGGGTCTGGGGCGGTGATATTGAAAATTACCGCGAGTTTATGCGCCAATCGGAAGCGGAACCTGTGCCGGAACGCCTGATGCAACATTTAAAGGCGGTTTTCGGAAGCCGCTATACGGATATTCTCGAACTGGCTGGAACGGATTCCGAATTGCTCAATCCTCTTTCTTCCGCTACGGCAGTGACCCCTGCGGAAATATTGTATGGGGTACGCCGGGAAATGGCTGTGCATTTAACGGACATTGTACTGCGTCGAACAGCTCTTGGCAGCAGCGGCTGTCCAAAAGATTCATTACTGCAGAAAATCGCGGATATTGCCGGGGATGAACTCGGGTGGTCCGAACAAACCCGAAACACTGAAATTAACCGTGTTAAAGAATATGCTGGATTTATAAAATAA
- the asnB gene encoding asparagine synthase (glutamine-hydrolyzing): MCGICGVFNRNPEHHVDPRDIKRMCDAIVHRGPDQQGAYVSANIGIGMRRLSIIDLSTGNQPIFNEDGSLAIVFNGEIYNHQQLRKELVAKGHRFKTHSDTEAIVHAYEEYGEACPEKLNGMFAFAIWDRKRQSVFLARDRIGIKPLYYYIDANRLVFGSELKSILKISDIPRQVNAKALDTFLTFEYIPSPYSIFDNIHKLPPGHSLTVARDRHSLKQYWTFEYNTLDYNEQQLKSRFVELLEDSVNIRLMSDVPLGAFLSGGLDSSSIVALMSRHTNGPVKSFSIGFDNSTYNELPFARAVANQYQTEHYEEIIQPDALSLTERIIRQLDEPFGDFSVFPTLLVSEMARKYVTVVLSGDGGDELLGGYDTYIAQNMARRYARLPALLRKYPIEALINLLPPTEKKKGLVNRAKRFVEGMRLPDHLQHVRWMIFLQSAEKQMLYDPEFQRSLNDYDSFGFIKEAFRNSGSSTPLDQQEYVDIKTYLVDDILVKVDRMSMAASLETRVPFLDHRFVEFAATIPAHYRLRGKQTKAILKDTMRPLLPDMILKRGKEGFSIPIKTWMKNELRPLMTDVLSERNVKEKGFFSPTVVQKLVREHLQNRENHSHRLWGLMMFHMWYDIYMKAD; encoded by the coding sequence ATGTGCGGAATTTGCGGGGTTTTTAACAGAAATCCTGAACATCATGTCGATCCCCGGGATATCAAACGAATGTGCGATGCCATTGTGCATCGCGGTCCGGATCAGCAAGGCGCGTATGTGTCCGCGAATATTGGAATCGGCATGCGCCGGCTCAGCATTATCGACTTGTCCACCGGTAATCAGCCCATTTTCAATGAGGATGGATCGCTGGCTATTGTGTTCAACGGGGAAATCTATAACCATCAGCAGCTGCGAAAGGAACTGGTTGCCAAAGGACACCGGTTTAAAACCCATTCCGATACGGAAGCCATTGTTCACGCCTATGAAGAATACGGAGAGGCCTGTCCTGAAAAACTCAACGGGATGTTCGCATTTGCCATTTGGGACCGGAAACGTCAATCCGTCTTTTTAGCCCGCGACCGCATCGGGATCAAACCGCTTTATTATTATATTGACGCCAATCGGCTGGTATTCGGGTCCGAATTAAAGTCGATATTGAAAATAAGTGATATTCCGAGGCAGGTCAATGCAAAAGCACTTGATACTTTTTTAACTTTTGAATATATTCCCAGTCCCTATTCGATCTTTGATAATATTCATAAATTGCCGCCCGGACACAGTCTGACCGTTGCCCGTGACAGGCATTCGTTAAAACAGTACTGGACGTTTGAGTACAATACACTGGATTATAATGAGCAGCAGCTGAAATCGCGCTTTGTTGAACTGCTTGAAGATTCGGTCAATATCCGTTTGATGAGCGATGTGCCGTTGGGCGCGTTTTTGAGCGGAGGATTGGATTCCAGCTCAATTGTTGCGCTCATGTCGCGGCACACGAACGGACCGGTAAAAAGTTTTTCCATCGGATTTGATAATTCCACCTATAACGAGCTGCCGTTTGCCCGGGCTGTTGCAAACCAGTACCAGACTGAACATTACGAAGAGATCATACAACCGGATGCTCTGAGCCTGACCGAACGCATTATACGGCAATTGGATGAACCGTTTGGCGATTTTTCCGTGTTCCCGACTTTGCTGGTGTCGGAAATGGCGCGCAAGTATGTGACCGTTGTCCTCTCCGGTGACGGGGGCGATGAATTGCTCGGCGGTTATGACACCTACATTGCCCAGAACATGGCGCGGCGATACGCGCGTCTGCCCGCGCTGCTGCGCAAATATCCGATCGAGGCGCTGATCAATCTGTTGCCGCCGACGGAAAAGAAAAAAGGCCTGGTCAATCGCGCAAAGCGTTTTGTCGAAGGCATGCGACTTCCGGACCATCTTCAACACGTGCGCTGGATGATCTTTCTGCAGAGCGCTGAAAAACAAATGCTCTACGATCCGGAGTTTCAACGATCTTTGAATGATTATGACTCTTTTGGGTTTATTAAAGAGGCATTCCGAAATTCGGGTTCGAGCACGCCGCTGGACCAGCAGGAATATGTTGATATCAAAACCTATCTGGTGGATGACATCCTGGTCAAAGTCGATCGCATGAGTATGGCGGCTTCTCTGGAAACCCGCGTGCCGTTTCTCGATCACCGGTTTGTAGAGTTTGCTGCTACGATCCCTGCGCATTATCGATTGCGTGGCAAGCAGACAAAAGCTATTTTAAAAGACACGATGCGCCCGTTACTTCCGGACATGATTCTGAAACGCGGTAAAGAAGGCTTTAGTATCCCCATTAAAACATGGATGAAAAACGAACTCCGGCCGCTGATGACCGACGTGCTGTCCGAACGCAATGTCAAAGAAAAGGGATTTTTCTCGCCGACCGTCGTACAAAAACTGGTTCGCGAACACTTGCAAAATCGGGAAAATCACAGTCACCGGTTGTGGGGGCTGATGATGTTCCATATGTGGTATGACATTTATATGAAAGCTGACTGA
- a CDS encoding glycosyltransferase family 4 protein — translation MKHMRRHSRSEKKRILMIAPQPWFQPRGTPFSVLHRIKALSLLGHTIDLCTYPIGQDIDIPNLTIHRTKKPVFVKSIKIGPSKTKVLLDIPLIMLTWKLLRRNRYDFIHSHEEGAFWGAWLAAKYHVPHLYDMHSSLPQQLDNFKFTRLSFPVRLFERLEHYVIRRSSGIITICPELQQYVEKHFPEQKSLLVENVADNAIVFPPNPANKKSLRQNYGLPDKPLILYYGTFEPYQGLDLLIRSAPPVIRQFDGNVHFVLIGGNEQQIADYKAMTAEQDVADFFTFTGFLQPEWIPPFVDMASVLVSPRLKGTNSPLKIYSYLRSGVPVVATRHITHTQLLSDNEAFLAELNPDAFAGSLIDALTDQQRRETIVRQAKKLAEKKYGYQNYLDKTAQVVHQTVEQEL, via the coding sequence ATGAAACACATGCGTCGTCATTCACGCTCAGAAAAGAAACGTATACTTATGATCGCGCCGCAACCCTGGTTTCAGCCCAGAGGTACGCCGTTTAGCGTGCTGCACCGTATTAAAGCGCTGTCCCTGCTCGGCCATACAATCGACCTGTGCACCTATCCGATTGGACAGGATATTGATATCCCGAATTTAACCATTCATCGGACAAAAAAACCGGTGTTCGTCAAATCGATAAAGATCGGACCGTCAAAAACCAAAGTGTTGCTGGATATACCGCTGATCATGCTGACCTGGAAACTGCTCAGACGAAATCGATACGATTTTATTCACTCCCATGAAGAGGGTGCATTCTGGGGCGCATGGCTGGCAGCGAAATATCATGTCCCACATCTTTATGATATGCATTCAAGTTTGCCCCAGCAGTTGGATAATTTTAAATTTACCCGGCTGTCTTTTCCGGTCAGACTTTTTGAGCGCCTGGAACATTATGTGATTCGGCGTTCTTCGGGCATCATAACCATCTGTCCGGAATTACAGCAGTATGTTGAAAAACATTTTCCGGAACAGAAAAGTCTGCTTGTTGAAAATGTCGCGGATAATGCGATTGTGTTTCCCCCCAACCCGGCCAATAAAAAATCGCTGCGGCAAAACTATGGCCTGCCGGACAAGCCGTTGATACTCTATTACGGAACATTTGAACCTTACCAGGGTCTGGATTTGTTGATTCGCAGCGCTCCACCGGTGATACGACAATTTGACGGAAATGTACATTTTGTGCTCATTGGCGGGAATGAACAGCAGATTGCCGACTATAAGGCAATGACCGCTGAACAGGATGTCGCGGATTTTTTTACATTCACCGGGTTTTTGCAGCCGGAATGGATTCCTCCGTTTGTGGATATGGCGTCTGTTCTGGTCTCCCCACGTCTCAAAGGCACCAATTCGCCGCTTAAAATCTATTCCTATCTGCGTTCGGGTGTGCCCGTAGTGGCCACCCGGCATATCACCCATACTCAGCTGCTGAGTGATAACGAGGCATTTCTTGCAGAACTGAATCCGGATGCGTTTGCCGGGAGCCTGATTGACGCTTTGACCGATCAGCAGCGCAGAGAGACTATTGTCCGGCAGGCAAAGAAACTGGCCGAGAAAAAGTACGGTTATCAGAACTACCTGGATAAAACCGCACAGGTCGTTCATCAAACTGTTGAACAGGAGCTGTAA
- a CDS encoding sugar transferase, with amino-acid sequence MLNDKDNFLAGLMKTLDLAMLFFAFFAAYFVDEIVRDIFAINVKAYAIDLTFQGVIYFTQNYWLMFIGFPLIWAFIFNFNGIYRDYRLRTFRKLLAMLVISSIWATLVAGSFIFLLKIQMASRLFFLVYSATAFVCVAAEKGIFFFILEHVYSSGYYQENLLIVGTNERALEFIRHVKRHAGWGLHIIGIIDDDPNMYGETVEGYRVVGRIEDIPFVVNRLVIDRVIFVVPRLWLDRIEEAILECEKLGVPTSISLDLYQTHVAKVQQTDFDGFPLLEFKPFYAKEWQLFVKRVIDIIVSFTVLLIFSPVMLIVALLIKLTSKGPVLFKQERIGLNGRKFTLFKFRSMVVDAEKLKEKLMQQNEMTGPVFKMKKDPRITSVGYFLRRTSIDELPQFLNVLKGDMSIVGPRPPLESEVEQYEVWQRRRLSLKPGITCIWQISGRNRIEFEDWMKMDLEYIDNWSLFLDLKIMIKTFFVVLTGYGAQ; translated from the coding sequence ATGCTGAATGACAAAGATAATTTTCTGGCAGGCCTGATGAAAACTCTGGATCTGGCAATGCTCTTTTTTGCCTTTTTCGCTGCTTATTTTGTCGACGAGATTGTCAGAGATATCTTTGCCATTAATGTCAAAGCCTATGCCATTGATTTGACGTTTCAGGGGGTGATCTATTTCACTCAGAATTACTGGCTGATGTTTATCGGATTTCCCCTGATATGGGCGTTTATTTTTAATTTTAACGGAATTTACAGAGACTACCGGCTGAGGACGTTTCGGAAATTATTGGCAATGCTTGTGATTTCCAGTATATGGGCCACGCTTGTTGCCGGCAGCTTTATCTTTCTGCTCAAAATCCAGATGGCCAGCCGTCTCTTTTTCCTGGTCTATTCGGCAACCGCCTTTGTCTGTGTCGCGGCTGAAAAGGGAATCTTTTTTTTCATCCTTGAACATGTTTACTCTAGCGGCTATTATCAGGAAAATTTGCTCATTGTCGGCACCAATGAACGGGCCCTGGAATTCATCCGGCATGTGAAACGCCATGCCGGATGGGGTCTGCATATTATCGGAATTATCGATGATGATCCCAATATGTACGGGGAAACCGTGGAAGGGTACCGGGTGGTTGGGCGTATTGAAGATATTCCTTTCGTGGTCAACCGCTTGGTGATTGATCGGGTGATTTTTGTGGTGCCGAGGCTCTGGCTGGACAGGATCGAGGAGGCCATCCTGGAGTGCGAAAAGCTCGGCGTTCCCACCTCTATTTCTCTGGATTTGTACCAGACCCATGTCGCCAAGGTTCAGCAAACCGATTTTGACGGGTTCCCGCTGCTCGAATTTAAACCATTTTACGCCAAAGAATGGCAGCTTTTTGTTAAACGGGTGATTGATATTATCGTGTCTTTTACTGTTTTGTTGATTTTTTCGCCGGTGATGCTGATAGTTGCGCTGCTGATTAAATTGACATCCAAAGGCCCGGTGCTGTTCAAACAGGAACGAATCGGCTTGAACGGGCGAAAATTTACCCTGTTCAAATTCAGATCAATGGTGGTGGATGCTGAAAAATTAAAAGAAAAGTTGATGCAGCAGAATGAAATGACCGGTCCTGTTTTTAAGATGAAAAAAGATCCCCGAATAACCTCAGTCGGGTATTTCCTTCGGCGCACCAGTATAGATGAACTCCCCCAGTTTTTGAATGTACTGAAAGGGGATATGAGTATTGTCGGACCGCGCCCGCCCCTGGAAAGTGAAGTTGAACAATACGAGGTCTGGCAGCGGCGCCGTTTGAGTTTAAAACCGGGTATTACCTGCATTTGGCAAATAAGCGGCAGAAACAGAATCGAATTTGAGGACTGGATGAAAATGGATTTGGAATACATTGACAATTGGTCGCTTTTCCTCGATTTGAAAATCATGATCAAAACCTTTTTTGTGGTTCTCACCGGATATGGAGCCCAGTAA
- a CDS encoding GDP-mannose 4,6-dehydratase: MNILITGGAGFIGSHLSQALLDKGHVITVVDNFNSYYNPDIKRSNIKTCLQNNRYNLIKADIRDYPTLKTKLATRPFDVFIHLAARAGVRPSIEKPLLYEQVNVQGTTHLLELARECGVKKFIFASSSSVYGANRKTPFHEQDFVDNPVSPYAATKKAGELLCYTYHSLYDISVNCLRFFTVYGPRQRPDMAIHKFTRLIDQGEPVPVFGNGDSRRDYTFIDDIIQGIIGAIDHCDGYNIYNLGESKTVPLLAMIGLVEKALDRKANLTFLPAQKGDVPITFADISKARQDLGYAPQVSIEDGIEQFVNWYTDHRSDVKKVKI; encoded by the coding sequence ATGAATATACTGATAACAGGCGGGGCCGGATTTATTGGTTCCCATTTAAGCCAGGCCCTTTTAGATAAAGGTCATGTGATAACAGTTGTTGATAACTTTAATTCCTATTACAACCCGGATATCAAACGATCAAATATCAAAACTTGTCTGCAGAATAACAGATATAACCTGATTAAAGCGGATATTCGCGATTATCCCACCCTTAAAACCAAATTGGCTACACGTCCCTTTGATGTGTTTATTCACCTGGCTGCACGCGCCGGTGTACGGCCTTCAATCGAAAAACCTCTGCTTTACGAACAAGTGAACGTTCAGGGAACAACGCATCTTCTGGAGCTGGCCAGAGAGTGCGGAGTGAAAAAATTCATATTTGCGTCCAGTTCCTCTGTGTACGGCGCCAACAGAAAGACGCCGTTCCATGAACAGGATTTTGTTGATAATCCCGTTTCACCCTATGCGGCCACTAAAAAAGCCGGGGAATTGCTCTGCTATACGTACCACAGTCTCTATGATATCTCGGTCAACTGTTTGAGATTTTTTACCGTTTATGGCCCGCGCCAGCGTCCCGATATGGCTATTCACAAGTTCACGCGACTCATCGATCAGGGAGAACCGGTTCCCGTCTTTGGCAATGGCGACAGCAGAAGAGATTATACTTTTATAGATGATATCATCCAGGGGATTATAGGCGCGATTGATCATTGCGATGGGTACAATATTTATAATCTCGGTGAGTCCAAAACCGTTCCTCTTTTAGCTATGATCGGACTTGTCGAAAAAGCACTGGACCGCAAAGCCAATCTGACTTTTCTCCCTGCTCAAAAAGGAGATGTCCCTATTACTTTTGCAGATATCTCCAAAGCCCGGCAGGATCTGGGCTATGCGCCTCAGGTTTCAATCGAAGACGGCATTGAGCAATTCGTAAACTGGTACACAGATCACCGAAGTGATGTGAAAAAGGTGAAAATTTAA